A single region of the Polymorphum gilvum SL003B-26A1 genome encodes:
- a CDS encoding ABC transporter substrate-binding protein — protein MKKLLATTALASVLATGAFSAELTVGAANVSSYLDPGRDHSNVGSQFYYNVFDTLIGRNHDTTETEWVPALATSWTLIEPTVMELKLREGVTFHNGEAMTADDVVFSLNRMFQAEFPPYQVRSRDRLNNFDRAEKVDDYTVRVHAKRAEPLWETLLNLQQVMIVPEDYTKSLAGDPNAIENDDYEAFSLKPVGTGPYRVAEFVPGERIVWERFDGFWGEKAPLDRVTVKHMPETASRITALKTGEADIVTNIAPDQLALIDSDPAIKAAGAPTALFHVMIMNQNHPKLKDARIRRALSLAIDRDTLNEALWLGKAVVPSTHTMEEFGQLYMPELTTFEYDPEQAKALLKEAGYDGFEITFDTAAGYYTNGLLAAQAIMEMWAEVGVKGKVNVGDKWTGNSPDLMVRNWSNPMYFADPFGSFGVMWAPGGPSQSEGRFNTDADYAEIWDRFRFSGDVELRRAAYAELMEKIKNDPPVLPLYRPYESWAMKAGIDWAPKPGHIPYVLDFRAGSISFN, from the coding sequence ATGAAGAAACTTCTGGCAACCACTGCCCTCGCCTCGGTGCTCGCCACCGGCGCCTTCTCCGCCGAACTGACCGTCGGCGCCGCCAACGTCTCCAGCTACCTGGATCCGGGCCGCGACCATTCCAACGTCGGCTCGCAGTTCTACTACAACGTCTTCGACACGCTCATCGGCCGCAACCACGACACCACCGAAACCGAATGGGTTCCGGCGCTGGCGACGTCCTGGACGCTGATCGAACCGACCGTCATGGAACTCAAGCTGCGCGAAGGCGTGACGTTCCACAACGGCGAGGCCATGACCGCCGACGACGTGGTGTTCTCGCTCAACCGCATGTTCCAGGCCGAGTTTCCGCCCTACCAGGTGCGCTCGCGCGACCGGCTGAACAATTTCGACCGGGCCGAGAAGGTCGACGACTACACCGTGCGCGTCCACGCCAAGCGCGCCGAGCCGCTGTGGGAGACGCTGCTGAATCTGCAGCAGGTCATGATCGTTCCCGAGGACTACACCAAGTCGCTCGCCGGCGATCCGAACGCGATCGAGAACGACGACTACGAGGCCTTCTCGCTCAAGCCGGTCGGCACTGGCCCCTATCGCGTCGCCGAGTTCGTTCCGGGTGAACGCATCGTCTGGGAGCGCTTCGACGGCTTCTGGGGCGAGAAGGCGCCGCTCGACCGGGTGACGGTCAAGCACATGCCGGAAACCGCCTCGCGCATCACCGCGCTGAAGACCGGCGAGGCCGACATCGTCACCAACATCGCGCCCGACCAGCTCGCCCTGATCGACAGCGATCCGGCGATCAAGGCCGCCGGCGCTCCGACCGCGCTGTTCCACGTCATGATCATGAACCAGAACCATCCCAAGCTGAAGGATGCGCGCATCCGCCGGGCGCTGTCGCTGGCGATCGACCGCGACACCCTCAACGAGGCGCTCTGGCTCGGCAAGGCGGTGGTGCCCTCCACCCACACGATGGAGGAATTCGGCCAGCTCTACATGCCCGAGCTGACCACCTTCGAATACGATCCCGAACAGGCGAAGGCACTGCTCAAGGAGGCCGGCTACGACGGCTTCGAGATTACCTTCGACACTGCCGCCGGCTACTACACCAACGGCCTGCTCGCCGCCCAGGCGATCATGGAGATGTGGGCCGAGGTCGGCGTCAAGGGCAAGGTCAACGTCGGCGACAAGTGGACCGGAAACTCGCCGGACCTGATGGTCCGCAACTGGTCCAACCCGATGTATTTTGCCGATCCGTTCGGCAGCTTCGGCGTCATGTGGGCGCCCGGCGGTCCGTCGCAATCCGAAGGCCGGTTCAACACCGACGCCGACTATGCCGAGATCTGGGACCGCTTCCGCTTCTCAGGCGACGTCGAACTGCGCCGCGCCGCCTACGCCGAACTGATGGAGAAGATCAAGAACGATCCCCCGGTCCTGCCGCTTTACCGCCCCTATGAGTCCTGGGCGATGAAGGCGGGCATCGACTGGGCGCCCAAGCCGGGCCACATCCCCTACGTGCTCGATTTCCGCGCCGGCTCGATCTCTTTCAACTGA
- a CDS encoding ABC transporter permease → MTDLASSLSPAVRVRRLPAWIEPLASLWTQANWIQRAALLTALLLVVVALAAPLVAPFDPNAQSLISRLRPPLGFERYKAGFLLGTDELGRDIFSRCLYGLRLTFALALMGAMLGLAIGGFLGLLAGLVGGLFEDFVMGLVDAQIAIPFTLVALLILALFGSSLEIMILVLGLYGWEQYARIVRAEVRKLVQMPFIEAARAAGAAPHRIAFRHILPNIASPLVVQFTLSFSNIVLLESTLSFLGLGVQPPTATLGSMVGIGRDYLPTAPWIVVAPAVMILFLTFAVQILGDWLRDRADVRLRAR, encoded by the coding sequence ATGACGGACCTCGCTTCCTCGCTCTCGCCCGCGGTTCGAGTCCGGCGCCTGCCGGCGTGGATAGAGCCGCTGGCGTCCCTGTGGACCCAGGCCAACTGGATCCAGCGCGCGGCCCTGCTGACCGCCCTTCTGCTGGTTGTCGTCGCCCTCGCCGCCCCCCTCGTCGCCCCCTTCGACCCCAACGCCCAGAGCCTGATCTCGCGCCTGCGCCCGCCCCTCGGCTTCGAGCGCTACAAGGCCGGCTTCCTGCTCGGCACCGACGAACTCGGCCGCGACATCTTCTCCCGCTGCCTCTACGGCCTGCGCCTGACCTTCGCCCTGGCCCTGATGGGAGCGATGCTGGGCCTCGCGATCGGCGGATTTCTGGGACTTCTGGCCGGTCTCGTCGGCGGCCTGTTCGAGGATTTCGTGATGGGGCTGGTCGACGCCCAGATCGCCATTCCCTTCACCCTCGTCGCCCTGCTCATCCTGGCCCTCTTCGGCAGCAGTCTGGAGATCATGATCCTCGTGCTCGGTCTCTACGGCTGGGAGCAATACGCCCGCATCGTCCGCGCAGAGGTGCGCAAGCTGGTGCAGATGCCCTTCATCGAGGCCGCCCGCGCCGCCGGCGCCGCGCCGCACCGGATCGCCTTCCGCCACATCCTGCCCAACATCGCCTCGCCGCTGGTGGTGCAGTTCACCCTCAGCTTTTCCAATATCGTGCTGTTGGAATCGACGCTGTCCTTCCTCGGCCTCGGCGTCCAGCCGCCGACCGCGACGCTCGGCTCCATGGTCGGCATCGGCCGCGACTACCTGCCGACGGCACCGTGGATCGTCGTCGCCCCGGCCGTGATGATCCTGTTCCTCACCTTCGCCGTGCAGATCCTCGGCGACTGGCTGCGCGACCGCGCCGACGTGCGCCTTCGCGCTCGCTGA
- a CDS encoding ABC transporter permease, which translates to MLAFALRTLVKMAVTLFVIVTLVFFATRLSGNPIDFVIGEGITQEDRALLIAYYGLDGSVWTQYWRYLAAIADGRFGLSFLERRPVAEIVAERIWPSFQLLVSAVGFTLLVSLPLGVLAALYRKSWLGSAVMVVAFLGYAVPNFVIATLLVLVFSYTLNWLPVVGNGTPWHFLMPTLALSGVLVAALTRFTRNAMLDVLSQDYMRTARAKGLSEQTVILKHGLRNAAITILSVIGLQVAGLAAAGSVVIEAIFAWPGIGHLLVRSALLRDYPVLQFGVLTVAVAVVVINALVDIAYAYADPRIRLAKG; encoded by the coding sequence ATGCTGGCCTTCGCGCTCCGCACCCTGGTCAAGATGGCCGTTACCCTGTTCGTCATCGTGACGCTGGTGTTCTTCGCCACGCGCCTGTCCGGCAACCCCATTGATTTCGTCATCGGTGAAGGTATCACACAGGAAGACCGCGCCCTGCTGATCGCCTACTACGGCCTCGACGGCTCGGTCTGGACCCAGTACTGGCGCTACCTGGCCGCCATCGCCGATGGCCGGTTCGGCCTTTCCTTCCTTGAGCGCAGGCCCGTCGCGGAGATCGTCGCGGAGCGGATCTGGCCTTCGTTTCAATTGCTTGTCAGCGCCGTCGGGTTCACCCTGCTGGTCTCCCTGCCGCTTGGCGTGCTGGCCGCGCTATACCGCAAGTCCTGGCTCGGCAGCGCCGTCATGGTGGTCGCCTTCCTCGGCTATGCGGTGCCCAACTTCGTCATCGCGACCCTGCTGGTGCTGGTGTTTTCCTACACCCTCAACTGGCTGCCGGTCGTCGGCAACGGCACGCCGTGGCACTTCCTGATGCCCACGCTGGCGCTCTCCGGCGTCCTCGTCGCCGCCCTCACCCGCTTCACCCGCAACGCCATGCTCGACGTCCTGAGCCAGGACTACATGCGCACCGCGCGGGCAAAAGGCCTTTCCGAACAGACGGTTATCCTGAAGCACGGGCTCCGCAACGCGGCCATCACGATCCTCTCCGTGATCGGCCTCCAGGTCGCCGGCCTCGCCGCTGCCGGCAGCGTCGTCATCGAAGCGATCTTCGCCTGGCCGGGCATCGGCCACCTGCTCGTGCGCTCGGCCCTGCTGCGCGACTACCCGGTCCTGCAGTTCGGCGTGCTGACGGTCGCCGTCGCCGTCGTCGTCATCAACGCGCTGGTGGATATCGCCTATGCCTACGCCGACCCGCGCATCCGCTTGGCCAAAGGATAA
- a CDS encoding HAD-IIA family hydrolase, whose translation MLARTTRHVPALDPALVAGYDAVLCDLDGCLVSDGRLLDGAAGFAAAAADRLWLVSNNSSDTADSLSARLAGMGLVIAPGRILLAGEQAVRVLAAERPGARLSLHAEEPIRLLADGLGLDLSPDRPDVVLLARDSRFAIAGLTSLLRAVRAGADLWVTNLDRTHPGADGEPVPETGALLAAVRACWPEVRYRAFGKPERALVDLALARAGVPADRSVFVGDNAETDGAAAAAAGIDFLHVAAPTLAPGTAAGRSTSPAAGRPESGGDPVPFRTHVGAL comes from the coding sequence ATGCTGGCAAGAACGACAAGACATGTCCCGGCCCTCGATCCGGCCCTGGTCGCCGGGTATGATGCGGTGCTGTGCGACCTCGACGGCTGCCTCGTCTCCGACGGTCGCCTCCTCGACGGCGCCGCCGGTTTCGCCGCCGCCGCCGCCGACCGTCTGTGGCTCGTCTCCAACAATTCTTCCGACACCGCCGACAGCCTGTCCGCGCGCCTCGCCGGCATGGGGCTTGTGATCGCACCCGGGCGGATCCTGCTCGCCGGCGAACAGGCCGTGCGCGTGCTCGCCGCCGAGCGTCCCGGCGCCCGCCTGTCGCTGCATGCCGAGGAACCGATCCGCCTCCTGGCCGACGGCCTCGGCCTCGACCTCTCACCCGACCGGCCCGACGTCGTGCTGCTCGCCCGCGACAGCCGCTTCGCCATCGCCGGCCTGACATCGCTGCTTCGGGCGGTCCGCGCCGGCGCCGACCTCTGGGTCACCAACCTGGACCGCACCCACCCCGGAGCCGACGGCGAGCCTGTGCCCGAGACCGGCGCCCTTCTGGCGGCGGTCCGGGCCTGCTGGCCGGAGGTCCGCTACCGCGCCTTCGGCAAGCCCGAGCGCGCCCTGGTCGACCTCGCCCTCGCCCGCGCCGGCGTACCGGCCGACCGCTCGGTCTTCGTCGGCGACAACGCCGAGACCGACGGCGCGGCCGCCGCCGCCGCGGGGATCGACTTCCTCCACGTCGCCGCTCCCACGCTCGCACCCGGCACCGCCGCTGGCCGCAGCACCTCCCCGGCAGCGGGTCGGCCGGAGTCCGGCGGCGATCCGGTGCCTTTCCGGACACATGTAGGAGCCTTGTGA
- a CDS encoding LysR substrate-binding domain-containing protein, protein MSVTLSRIRAVNAVAASGSFAAAARALRISQPAVSRQVRELETEYGVRLFDRKNGVLLPTPVCSELCDVAERMAEAERVATRILTRHNTLLNGRLTVGLGNSMPGMALIAAFHKRHPSIEIAVETGSHEDVTRAVLTREVDIGVLPDVPRDGRFRRELLMRQNVVAIVHPDTPLAAAREVSCARLVREPLIFRTRGSSTQRVVDRAFRAAGFDPVPLLTLDTRDAVYEAVVNGLGVGFMWRHGTARTDVVRRLTVPEMVKEYEESAFALADEKSLLHDAFFATVRAFRAEQEGPDGREAPC, encoded by the coding sequence ATGTCGGTGACGCTTTCCAGGATCAGGGCGGTCAATGCGGTCGCTGCCAGCGGCTCTTTCGCGGCGGCGGCGCGCGCCTTGCGCATTTCCCAGCCGGCGGTGTCACGCCAGGTGCGAGAGCTGGAAACGGAATACGGGGTGCGGTTGTTCGACCGCAAGAACGGCGTCCTGCTGCCGACGCCGGTGTGCAGCGAGTTGTGCGACGTGGCCGAGCGGATGGCCGAGGCGGAGCGCGTGGCAACCCGGATCCTGACCCGGCACAACACGCTGCTGAACGGCCGGCTGACGGTCGGGCTCGGCAACTCGATGCCCGGCATGGCGCTGATCGCAGCCTTCCACAAGCGCCACCCGAGCATCGAGATCGCGGTCGAGACCGGATCGCACGAGGACGTCACGCGGGCGGTGCTGACGCGCGAGGTCGACATCGGCGTGCTGCCGGACGTGCCCCGCGACGGACGGTTCCGGCGCGAGCTGCTGATGCGCCAGAACGTGGTCGCCATCGTCCATCCCGACACTCCGCTTGCCGCCGCGCGGGAGGTCAGCTGCGCCCGGCTGGTGCGCGAGCCGCTGATCTTCCGCACGCGTGGCTCGTCGACCCAGCGCGTGGTCGACCGGGCGTTCCGGGCAGCCGGCTTCGATCCGGTGCCGCTGCTGACGCTGGACACGCGCGACGCGGTCTACGAGGCGGTGGTCAACGGTCTCGGCGTCGGCTTCATGTGGCGCCACGGGACGGCGCGCACCGACGTGGTGCGCCGTCTGACGGTGCCCGAGATGGTCAAGGAATACGAGGAGTCCGCCTTCGCGCTCGCTGACGAGAAAAGCCTGCTGCACGACGCCTTCTTCGCGACGGTGCGCGCGTTCCGGGCCGAGCAGGAAGGCCCGGACGGCCGGGAGGCGCCGTGCTGA